A single region of the Raphanus sativus cultivar WK10039 chromosome 1, ASM80110v3, whole genome shotgun sequence genome encodes:
- the LOC108861616 gene encoding pectinesterase inhibitor 11 produces MARQLYTLSFLHLATLLFVLRTISAVRFPPGPTTTNDLDFIRTSCNATLYPDVCFTSLAGYASAVQYNPARLARLAVGVSISRAKYTTAYLSKLSRTVASPAVHDCVSNVGDAMEQMRGSLRQLREMNHRRPGAPTFRFQMSNVQTWMSAALTDAETCNDGITEEMEEGETKTAVCERVADVKRFTSNALAIVNTYANSGA; encoded by the coding sequence TACGTTATCCTTTCTTCACCTAGCCACCTTACTCTTCGTTTTACGGACAATCTCAGCCGTCCGTTTCCCTCCTGGACCAACAACTACTAACGACCTAGATTTCATCCGTACGAGCTGCAACGCAACGCTCTACCCAGACGTGTGTTTCACGTCGTTAGCTGGCTATGCATCCGCCGTACAATATAACCCGGCGAGGCTAGCTAGGCTCGCCGTCGGCGTTTCCATTTCCCGCGCAAAATACACAACGGCTTACCTCTCAAAACTCTCACGCACCGTCGCCTCACCCGCCGTCCACGACTGCGTTTCCAACGTGGGAGACGCCATGGAGCAGATGCGTGGCTCCCTCCGTCAGCTCAGAGAAATGAACCACCGTCGTCCCGGGGCTCCGACGTTTAGGTTTCAGATGAGTAACGTGCAGACGTGGATGAGCGCCGCGTTGACGGACGCGGAGACTTGTAACGATGGGATCACGGAGGAGATGGAAGAAGGAGAGACGAAGACAGCCGTTTGTGAGAGAGTTGCCGACGTGAAGAGATTCACGAGTAATGCGCTTGCTATAGTCAACACATACGCCAATAGTGGAGCCTAG
- the LOC108861605 gene encoding putative clathrin assembly protein At1g14910, whose protein sequence is MGTLQSFRRAYGALKDTTKVGLVRVNSDYADIEVAIVKATNHVECPPKDRHLRKIFIATSATRPRADVAYCIHTLSRRLHKTRNWTVALKALLVLHRLVREGDPTFREELLNFSRKGRFLQLSNFKDDSSTAAWDCSVWVRAYALFLEERLQCFRVLKYDIEAERLPKVSPGQEKGYSKTRDLDGEELLEQLPALQQLLHRLMGCKPEGAAKQNHIIQYALALVLKESFKVYCAINEGIINLVEKFFEMPRHDAVKSLDIYKRAGLQAGNLSQFYEVCKGLELARNFQFPVLREPPQSFLATMEEYMRDAPQMVDVSDGPLLLTYRPDEELSGEPSHEEHEPSLPSDSNVVPSEETQPPASAETPQNLIDTDDLLGLNRDAPDPLEILDQNALALALVSTDVESSIFDFSQARDSDPSGWELALVTTPSSDISAATERQLAGGLDTLTLNSLYDDVTHRAAQQPAFGAPAPNPFEVQDPFAFSNSISPSPSESNPFGPYQPAYQQQQQQELQVAPGAANPFGDFEEFAIVAVTEPPKTTGFVQFPVVSEPQMTTGFGGNPVFALSEPQMTTGFGDFSVAAVSEPQMTTGFGEFPVVNVSQPQVTNGLGELPVAAVSEPQITTGFGEFPVFTVSEPQMTTGFTEFPVATVSEPQMMTSGFGEFPAFAVSEPQKTSGFGDSPVAAVSEPQMMTSGFGKFPAFAVSEPQKTSGPVVPVSEEQKNSGFGEFSVITASEPQKTTGFGGYPANSASGHQQFDSSNPFGGM, encoded by the exons ATGGGAACGCTTCAGTCATTCCGAAGAGCTTACGGAGCCTTAAAAGACACCACTAAAGTCGGCCTCGTCCGAGTCAACAGCGATTACGCC GATATAGAGGTTGCCATAGTCAAAGCTACTAACCATGTTGAGTGTCCTCCCAAGGATCGGCATCTCAGGA AGATCTTCATAGCAACATCAGCAACTAGGCCTCGAGCAGATGTTGCTTACTGCATTCACACTCTCTCTCGTCGATTGCACAAAACCAGAAACTGGACG GTCGCGTTAAAAGCATTGCTTGTTCTACACCGGCTTGTAAGGGAGGGAGATCCTACATTTAGAGAAGAACTTTTGAACTTTTCCCGAAAAGGACGCTTCCTGCAGCTTTCTAATTTCAAGGATGACTCATCCACAGCGG CATGGGATTGTTCGGTCTGGGTACGCGCCTATGCTTTATTTCTCGAGGAACGGCTTCAGTGCTTCAGAGTTTTGAAATATGATATTGAGGCTGAACGTCTTCCTAAAGTTTCCCCGGGGCAGGAGAAG GGGTATAGCAAAACAAGGGATTTAGATGGTGAAGAACTCTTGGAACAGTTGCCTGCTTTACAGCAGCTTCTGCATCGGCTCATGGGTTGTAAG ccAGAAGGTGCTGCAAAGCAGAATCATATCATACAGTATGCACTCGCTTTG GTGTTGAAGGAGAGTTTTAAAGTGTACTGTGCCATCAATGAAGGTATTATCAATCTAGTAGAAAAG TTCTTTGAAATGCCAAGACATGATGCCGTCAAGTCCCTTGATATATACAAGCGCGCGGGTTTGCAG GCTGGCAACCTTTCTCAGTTCTACGAAGTATGCAAAGGATTAGAACTTGCTAGGAATTTCCAGTTTCCTGTTTTAAGAGAG CCTCCACAATCTTTTCTTGCAACTATGGAGGAGTATATGAGAGACGCACCTCAAATGGTTGACGTCTCAGATGGGCCACTG CTTCTGACGTATAGGCCGGATGAAGAGCTTTCTGGTGAACCTTCGCATGAAGAACATGAACCATCATTGCCTTCAGATAGTAATGTTGTTCCCTCTGAGGAGACCCAACCTCCTGCTTCAGCAGAAACTCCACAGAATTTAATTGATACAGATGATCTATTG GGTCTGAACAGAGATGCACCTGATCCTTTAGAAATCCTGGATCAAAACGCGCTTGCTTTGGCCTTAGTTTCTACTGATG TTGAGTCTTCGATCTTTGATTTTAGTCAAGCAAGAGATTCGGATCCGTCAGGATGGGAGCTTGCCTTAGTTACAACACCTAGCAGTGATATATCCGCAGCCACAGAGAGACAATTG GCGGGAGGCTTAGACACGCTCACACTGAACAGCCTATATGATGATGTAACCCACAGAGCAGCCCAACAGCCTGCTTTCGGGGCGCCAGCTCCCAATCCGTTTGAGGTTCAAGACCCGTTTGCATTTTCCAACAGCATTTCGCCCTCTCCATCCGAAAGCAACCCGTTCGGCCCTTACCAGCCAGCCTATCAGCAGCAACAACAGCAAGAGCTTCAGGTTGCACCAGGCGCTGCAAATCCTTTTGGTGACTTTGAAGAATTTGCCATAGTTGCGGTTACAGAACCGCCAAAGACCACCGGGTTTGTGCAATTTCCAGTTGTTTCAGAACCACAGATGACCACCGGTTTTGGGGGAAATCCAGTATTCGCTCTTTCAGAACCACAAATGACCACCGGATTTGGAGACTTTTCGGTAGCTGCGGTTTCAGAACCACAAATGACCACCGGTTTTGGTGAATTTCCAGTAGTCAATGTTTCACAACCACAAGTGACCAACGGTTTAGGGGAACTTCCAGTTGCCGCGGTTTCAGAACCACAAATAACCACCGGTTTTGGGGAATTTCCAGTATTCACTGTTTCAGAACCACAAATGACCACCGGTTTTACGGAATTTCCAGTGGCAACGGTTTCAGAACCGCAGATGATGACATCCGGTTTTGGCGAATTTCCAGCATTTGCTGTTTCAGAACCGCAAAAGACGTCTGGTTTTGGGGATTCCCCAGTGGCTGCGGTTTCAGAACCGCAAATGATGACATCCGGTTTTGGGAAATTTCCAGCATTCGCGGTTTCAGAACCGCAAAAGACATCCGGTCCAGTAGTCCCTGTTTCAGAAGAGCAGAAGAACTCCGGTTTTGGGGAATTCTCAGTAATAACGGCTTCAGAGCCGCAAAAGACCACTGGTTTTGGGGGATATCCAGCTAACTCAGCAAGTGGTCATCAGCAATTTGACAGCAGCAACCCTTTTGGTGGCATGTGA
- the LOC108861637 gene encoding MLP-like protein 328, translating to MAMSGTYVTEVPLKGSAKSHYKRWRSENHLFPDAVGHHIQGVFVHEGDWDSHGAIKSWNYTCDGKQEVFKEKREFDDDKMAVTLRGLEGHVMEQLKVYDVIFQFIPKTEKGCVCKVTMIWEKRNEDSPEPINYMKFAKSLAADMDDHILKNEKGA from the exons ATGGCGATGTCAGGAACATACGTGACCGAGGTTCCTCTTAAGGGGTCGGCGAAGAGTCACTACAAGAGGTGGAGGAGCGAAAATCACCTCTTCCCAGATGCTGTCGGCCATCATATCCAAGGTGTCTTCGTCCACGAAGGCGACTGGGACTCCCACGGCGCCATCAAGTCCTGGAACTATACATGCG ATGGGAAGCAAGAGGTGTTCAAGGAGAAGAGAGAGTTTGACGACGACAAGATGGCGGTGACGTTAAGAGGGCTTGAGGGTCACGTGATGGAGCAGCTTAAGGTGTATGACGTCATCTTCCAGTTCATCCCCAAGACTGAGAAAGGCTGCGTCTGCAAGGTCACTATGATATGGGAGAAGCGCAACGAAGACTCGCCTGAACCCATCAACTACATGAAATTCGCCAAGAGCTTGGCTGCTGACATGGATGACCACATTCTCAAGAACGAGAAGGGGGCTTGA
- the LOC108861646 gene encoding MLP-like protein 328 produces MAMSGTYVTEVPLKGKAEKHYKRWRSEHNLFPDAIGHHTQGVTVHEGDWDSHGTIKIWNYTRDGKEEMFKEMTEMDDENMVVTINGLDGHVMEELKVYVVIYQFIPTSEEGCICKVTMVWEKRNEDSPEPVNYMKFVEMMVADMNDHILQNQE; encoded by the exons ATGGCGATGTCAGGAACATACGTGACGGAGGTGCCTCTAAAGGGAAAGGCAGAGAAACACTACAAGAGATGGAGGAGCGAGCATAACCTCTTCCCCGACGCCATCGGTCATCACACCCAAGGAGTCACCGTCCACGAGGGCGATTGGGACTCTCACGGCACCATTAAAATCTGGAACTACACTCGTG ACGGGAAGGAGGAGATGTTCAAGGAGATGACAGAGATGGACGACGAAAATATGGTCGTGACGATCAATGGGCTCGACGGTCACGTGATGGAGGAACTAAAGGTGTATGTTGTAATTTACCAGTTCATCCCCACGTCTGAGGAAGGTTGCATCTGCAAAGTCACTATGGTGTGGGAGAAGAGGAACGAAGATTCTCCTGAACCTGTCAACTACATGAAGTTCGTCGAGATGATGGTTGCTGACATGAACGACCACATCCTCCAAAACCAGGAATGA
- the LOC130510998 gene encoding uncharacterized protein LOC130510998 isoform X1 produces MCNRARRRLHGVETKSYLREIIKERDERDGASVSRSLYMPGKNKVIVRAVSFDNKQHVSNEVSGGDEITLVSSAKDWLSENYGQGDGANYAEEEAAKEDEVLQETFVAWRELYEAELAIELTKLMPESALTAPKEKKLTGRQWFESGKASRTMVAANQESEEEDDEDTDFTLSSIQSPLLIDSRF; encoded by the exons ATGTGTAACCGAGCTCGCCGGAGACTTCATGGAGTTGAAACCAAATCTTATCTTAGAGAGATaatcaaagagagagatgag AGAGATGGTGCATCAGTTTCAAGATCATTGTACATGCCTGGGAAAAACAAAGTCATTGTACGAGCTGTCTCTTTTGACAACAAACAACATGTTTCCAATGAAGTAAGTGGTGGTG ATGAAATCACTTTGGTGTCATCAGCAAAGGACTGGTTGTCTGAAAACTATGGGCAAGGTGATGGGGCTAACTATGCAGAGGAAGAAGCCGCCAAAGAGGATGAGGTATTGCAGGAGACATTTGTGGCTTGGAGAGAGTTATATGAGGCAGAGCTTGCAATTGAGCTAACCAA GCTGATGCCGGAATCTGCTCTTACAGcacccaaggagaagaagctTACAGGAAGACAGTGGTTTGAGAGTGGCAAAGCG AGCAGAACAATGGTCGCTGCTAATCAAGAAtctgaggaggaagatgatgaagacaCTGACTTTACATTGAGCAGCATTCAATCTCCATTACTCATAGATTCACGTTTTTAA
- the LOC130510998 gene encoding uncharacterized protein LOC130510998 isoform X2 yields MPGKNKVIVRAVSFDNKQHVSNEVSGGDEITLVSSAKDWLSENYGQGDGANYAEEEAAKEDEVLQETFVAWRELYEAELAIELTKLMPESALTAPKEKKLTGRQWFESGKASRTMVAANQESEEEDDEDTDFTLSSIQSPLLIDSRF; encoded by the exons ATGCCTGGGAAAAACAAAGTCATTGTACGAGCTGTCTCTTTTGACAACAAACAACATGTTTCCAATGAAGTAAGTGGTGGTG ATGAAATCACTTTGGTGTCATCAGCAAAGGACTGGTTGTCTGAAAACTATGGGCAAGGTGATGGGGCTAACTATGCAGAGGAAGAAGCCGCCAAAGAGGATGAGGTATTGCAGGAGACATTTGTGGCTTGGAGAGAGTTATATGAGGCAGAGCTTGCAATTGAGCTAACCAA GCTGATGCCGGAATCTGCTCTTACAGcacccaaggagaagaagctTACAGGAAGACAGTGGTTTGAGAGTGGCAAAGCG AGCAGAACAATGGTCGCTGCTAATCAAGAAtctgaggaggaagatgatgaagacaCTGACTTTACATTGAGCAGCATTCAATCTCCATTACTCATAGATTCACGTTTTTAA
- the LOC108861671 gene encoding LOW QUALITY PROTEIN: O-fucosyltransferase 4 (The sequence of the model RefSeq protein was modified relative to this genomic sequence to represent the inferred CDS: deleted 2 bases in 1 codon) produces the protein MVSQAERDPTIQIRLPGSSHSSPSPPPSPSLLRSKPTVPPRSRTFAHRISSIVLSILLRRRQGILLFAPLVYISCMLFRMRTASFDAGDPTLIHRRPAPGSVYRSPQVYAKLRAAIDADNATADAISTIWKRSYKGVEWKPCVNKSNGVLPDSNGFIFIEANGGLNQQRTSICNAVAVAGYLNATLVIPNFHYHSIWKDPSKFGDIYDEEYFISTLANDVRVVDTVPEYLMERFGFNLTKVYNFRVKAWAPTSYYRDSVLPKLLEEKVIRISPFANRLSFDAPRAIQRFRCLANNVALRFAKPILTQGETLVKKMKKLSANNTGKYVSVHLRFEEDMVAFSCCVFDGGNQEKQDMIAARERGWKGKFTKPGRVIRPGANRLNGKCPLTPLEVGLILRGMGFNKSTYIYLASGPIYGGNRTMAPLLEMFPNLQTKEMLASEEELAPFKSFSSRMAALDYTVCLHSEVFVTTQGGNFPHFLMGHRRYLFGGHSKTIRPDKRKLAVLFDNPKLSWRSFKHQMLNMRSHSDSKGFELKRSSDSIYIFPCPDCMCRRNKTTATT, from the exons ATGGTCTCCCAGGCGGAGAGAGATCCT ACGATTCAAATTAGGCTCCCGGGAAGCTCCCACTCTTCCCCTTCTCCCCCGCCGTCGCCTAGTCTCCTCCGGTCAAAACCAACCGTACCTCCTCGGAGTCGAACCTTCGCTCACCGAATCTCTTCGATCGTCTTGTCGATTCTTCTCCGGCGTCGTCAGGGAATTCTACTCTTCGCTCCTCTCGTCTACATCTCCTGTATGCTCTTCCGCATGCGCACGGCGTCGTTCGACGCCGGCGATCCCACCCTCATACATCGCCGTCCCGCGCCGGGATCCGTCTACAGAAGCCCGCAGGTTTACGCTAAGCTCCGCGCCGCGATTGACGCCGATAATGCCACGGCTGATGCG ATATCAACGATTTGGAAACGTTCCTATAAAGGCGTCGAATGGAAGCCATGCGTTAACAAGTCTAATGGAG TTTTGCCTGACTCAAATGGTTTCATATTCATTGAGGCAAATGGAGGCTTGAATCAGCAGCGGACTTCT ATATGCAATGCGGTTGCTGTGGCAGGCTACCTTAATGCCACCCTTGTAATTCCCAACTTTCACTATCACAGCATTTGGAAAGACCCGAG TAAATTTGGGGACATTTATGATGAGGAATACTTCATCAGTACCTTAGCAAATGATGTGCGGGTGGTCGATACGGTTCCTGAGTACTTAATGGAGCGTTTTGGCTTTAACTTGACAAAGGTCTACAATTTCAGAGTTAAAGCTTGGGCGCCCACTAGCTATTACCGGGACTCAGTCCTGCCAAAGCTACTTGAAGAAAA GGTCATAAGGATTTCCCCATTTGCAAATAGACTTTCGTTTGATGCTCCAAGAGCTATCCAGAGATTTAGATGTTTGGCGAATAATGTAGCTTTGCGATTTGCTAAACCCATACTGACCCAAGGAGAAACACTGgtgaagaaaatgaagaagctCAGTGCAAACAACACTGGGAAGTACGTTTCTGTGCATCTTCGTTTTGAAGAG GATATGGTAGCTTTCTCTTGCTGTGTATTTGATGGTGGAAACCAAGAAAAACAAGACATGATTGCGGCAAGAGAACGGGGTTGGAAAGGGAAATTCACAAAACCGGGCCGCGTGATACGACCAGGAGCTAACAGGCTCAATGGCAAATGCCCTTTGACTCCTTTAGAG GTGGGTTTGATACTTAGGGGAATGGGCTTCAACAAAAGCACATATATATACCTGGCCTCTGGGCCGATATATGGTGGCAACAGAACTATGGCTCCACTGCTCGAGATGTTCCCTAATCTTCAGACGAAGGAGATGCTTGCTTCTGAGGAAGAACTGGCTCCTTTTAAG AGTTTCTCCTCGAGAATGGCTGCACTAGATTACACAGTGTGTCTCCACAGTGAGGTATTTGTGACAACACAAGGAGGGAACTTCCCTCATTTCCTCATGGGGCATCGGAGGTACTTGTTTGGAGGACATTCAAAGACGATTCGGCCAGACAAGCGAAAATTAGCAGTACTCTTTGACAATCCAAAGTTGAG CTGGAGAAGTTTTAAACATCAAATGCTAAACATGAGGTCTCATAGCGACTCCAAGGGGTTTGAGCTCAAACGATCTAGTGACTCCATTTACATATTCCCTTGTCCTGACTGTATGTGCCGCAGGAACAAAACTACAGCAACTACCTGA
- the LOC108861681 gene encoding 10 kDa chaperonin: MMKRLIPTFNRILVQRVIQPAKTESGILLPEKASKLNSGKVIAVGPGSRDKDGKLIPVSVKEGDTVLLPEYGGTQVKLGEKEYHLFRDEDVLGTLHED, from the exons atgaTGAAGCGTCTGATCCCAACGTTCAACCGCATCCTTGTGCAGAGAGTCATCCAGCCTGCCAAAACCGAAAGCGGCATCCTCCTCCCTGAGAAGGCCTCCAAG CTGAACTCGGGAAAGGTGATAGCAGTGGGACCTGGATCAAGGGATAAGGACGGGAAATTGATCCCAGTCTCTGTTAAGGAAGGCGACACTGTTCTTCTCCCAGAGTATGGCGGTACTCAGGTCAAGCTAGGCGAGAAGGA GTACCATCTCTTCCGGGATGAGGACGTCTTGGGGACGTTGCACGAAGATTGA
- the LOC130511012 gene encoding uncharacterized protein LOC130511012, which translates to MKMMILDVCNEILKIQKLRRVVSYAGFYCFTAALTFFYTNNTTRAGFSRGDQFYASYPAGTELLTDTAKLYKAALGNCYESEDWGPVEFCIMAKHFERQGKSPYVYHSQYMAHLLSQGQLDGTG; encoded by the exons atgaagatgatgatcttGGATGTATGCAATGAGATTCTAAAGATCCAGAAGTTACGACGGGTCGTCTCTTACGCTGGATTCTACTGCTTCACTGCCGCTCTTACATTCTTCTATACAAACAACAC gacaAGAGCAGGATTCTCAAGGGGAGATCAGTTTTATGCATCTTACCCTGCCGGTACCGAACTTTTGACCGACACAGCTAAG TTGTACAAAGCGGCGCTTGGGAATTGCTATGAATCTGAGGATTGGGGTCCTGTCGAGTTCTGTATAATGGCTAAGCATTTTGAGCGCCAGGGAAAATCTCCATATGTTTACCACTCG CAATACATGGCTCACCTTCTTTCTCAAGGTCAACTCGATGGAACTGGCTAG
- the LOC130511015 gene encoding serine carboxypeptidase-like 50, which translates to MKHVPTLYFLLSTLLILAVSIESLQPPLFPDESLPTKSGYLPVKPAPGSSMFYTYYEAQNPTTPLTDTPLLVWLQGGPGCSSMIGNFYELGPWRVVSRANVLEPNPGAWNRLFGLLFLDNPIGVGFSIAASKQDIPSNQREMAEQLYASLVEFIEQNPGFENRPVYITGESYAGKYVPAIGYYILKEKPNGKINLKGLAIGNGLTDPVAQVRTHAVNVYYSGLVNAKQREEIERAQEISISLVKAQRWREAAEARTELLTLLGNMTGLATLYNTARTIPYRTDLVVDLLNQREAKRVLGVSETMRFEECSDEVEDALRGDVMKSVKFMVEYAVERTNVLLYQGMLDLRDGVVSTEEWMKTMNWSGLGMFLAAERRVWKDEENGDLAGYVQRWGNLSHVAVSGAGHFVPTDKAVNSRDMIESWVLGKGLFGREDVHQTLTSSVLESKSNRFDSGY; encoded by the coding sequence ATGAAGCACGTCCCTACACTCTACTTCTTGCTCTCCACTCTCCTCATCCTCGCCGTCTCCATCGAGTCTCTACAGCCTCCACTCTTTCCCGATGAATCTCTCCCAACTAAATCCGGTTACCTCCCGGTTAAACCGGCCCCAGGCTCCTCCATGTTCTATACCTACTACGAAGCCCAAAACCCAACCACTCCTCTCACCGACACTCCGCTCCTCGTTTGGCTCCAAGGTGGGCCAGGCTGCTCTTCCATGATCGGCAACTTCTACGAGCTCGGCCCTTGGCGAGTAGTTTCACGCGCCAACGTTCTAGAACCAAACCCCGGCGCCTGGAACCGACTATTCGGCCTGCTTTTCTTGGACAACCCCATCGGAGTCGGATTCAGCATCGCCGCTTCAAAACAAGACATACCGAGTAATCAGAGAGAGATGGCAGAGCAACTCTACGCATCCCTCGTGGAGTTCATCGAGCAGAATCCGGGTTTTGAAAACCGGCCGGTTTACATAACCGGCGAGAGCTACGCCGGGAAGTATGTTCCAGCCATCGGGTACTATATACTCAAAGAAAAGCCCAACGGGAAGATAAATCTAAAAGGCCTGGCTATCGGAAACGGGCTAACCGACCCGGTGGCCCAAGTCCGGACACATGCGGTCAACGTCTACTATTCGGGTCTGGTCAACGCGAAACAGAGAGAGGAGATAGAGAGAGCTCAAGAGATATCGATATCTCTCGTTAAGGCCCAGAGATGGCGTGAAGCAGCAGAGGCGAGAACCGAACTACTGACGCTACTCGGCAACATGACGGGACTCGCGACGCTTTACAACACGGCGCGGACGATACCGTATAGAACGGACCTTGTGGTGGACCTTCTGAACCAGAGAGAGGCGAAGCGGGTGTTGGGAGTGAGCGAAACGATGCGTTTTGAGGAATGCAGCGACGAAGTGGAAGACGCTTTACGGGGAGACGTGATGAAGAGCGTCAAGTTCATGGTGGAGTACGCGGTGGAGAGGACCAACGTGCTGTTGTATCAAGGTATGCTTGATCTGAGAGACGGCGTCGTTTCGACGGAGGAGTGGATGAAGACGATGAACTGGTCGGGGCTGGGGATGTTTCTGGCGGCGGAGAGGCGGGTGTGGAAGGACGAGGAGAACGGTGATCTGGCAGGGTATGTACAGAGGTGGGGGAATCTGTCACACGTGGCGGTTTCAGGAGCGGGGCATTTCGTTCCGACAGATAAGGCTGTTAACTCGAGGGATATGATAGAATCTTGGGTTCTGGGAAAAGGTCTGTTCGGTCGTGAAGATGTACATCAGACATTAACGTCAAGCGTTTTAGAGTCTAAGTCAAATAGATTTGATTCTGGATATTGA
- the LOC130511020 gene encoding uncharacterized protein LOC130511020: MQGTLITTSPLRFHLLMTSQRITNVTKRRSQTLACGGGYYYKGGRVVDENMVVLRKRIHEMKMVERNYEPPSHWMQWEKRFYCGYDASICDALCILQTFLMNSRPSVAFGALLLVLVSVPVSTAFFAFRILDILLWLINAIHVG, encoded by the coding sequence atgcaaggCACACTGATCACAACATCGCCACTCAGGTTCCACCTGCTGATGACGTCACAAAGAATCACCAACGTAACCAAGAGACGAAGTCAAACCTTGGCGTGTGGTGGTGGCTACTACTACAAAGGAGGGAGAGTGGTAGACGAGAACATGGTGGTCCTTAGGAAACGGATCCACGAGATGAAGATGGTTGAGCGAAACTACGAACCTCCTTCCCATTGGATGCAGTGGGAGAAACGTTTCTACTGCGGATACGACGCTTCAATCTGTGACGCTCTCTGTATTCTCCAAACTTTCCTCATGAACTCTCGTCCCAGCGTTGCGTTTGGAGCGTTGCTTCTTGTCCTCGTTAGCGTTCCCGTCTCCACCGCTTTCTTTGCGTTTCGCATCCTTGACATCCTTCTTTGGCTTATCAATGCCATTCACGTAGGATGA